The Symphalangus syndactylus isolate Jambi chromosome 11, NHGRI_mSymSyn1-v2.1_pri, whole genome shotgun sequence genome contains a region encoding:
- the LOC134731787 gene encoding putative protein FAM90A26, translated as MSDRGSVLASLSPFRKARVSYPSSLGPKERQTGAAADLPQPAVRHQGPGPLLVVKPTHSSPEGGCREVPQAASQTHGLLQAISPQAQDRRPALTSQPCPPAATRSLGLGSNLSFRPGAKRPAQAPIQACLNFPKIPRLGPFQIPEDAIQGGELGAPDTL; from the coding sequence atgtctgacaggggctccgtcttggcttcactgtctcccttcAGAAAAGCCAGGGTGAGCTACCCCTCTAGTCTTGGACCAAAGgaacgacagacaggggctgcggccgacctccctcagcctgcagtcaggcaccagggcccggggcctctcCTCGTTGTGAAGCCGACACACAgtagcccggagggtggctgccgagaagttccccaggctgcctcgcaaacccacggcctgctccaggccatcagcccccaggcacaagacagacgtcccgcgctgacctcacagccctgcccaccagccgccacacgcagcttgggcctaggctccaatctcagcttcaggccaggagccaagagacctgcccaggctccgattcaggcttgcctgaacttccccaagataccgagactgggtcccttccagatccccgaagacgccatccagggaggtgagctgggGGCCCCGGACACTCTttaa
- the LOC134731823 gene encoding beta-defensin 109-like, whose product MRLHLLLLILLLFSIILSPVRGGLVAAEGRCLNLSGVCRRDVCKVVEDQIGACRRRMKCRRAGWILMPIPTPLIMSDYQEPLKPKLK is encoded by the exons ATGAGACTCCATTTGCTTCTCCTTATTCTCCTTCTTTTTTCAATTATCTTATCCCCAG TAAGAGGTGGTTTGGTTGCTGCGGAAGGTCGCTGTCTCAATTTGTCTGGTGTTTGCAGAAGAGATGTCTGCAAAGTAGTAGAAGATCAAATTGGTGCCTGCCGAAGAAGGATGAAGTGCCGTAGAGCAGGGTGGATTTTAATGCCAATTCCAACACCACTTATTATGTCAGATTATCAAGAACCCCTAAAACCTAAGTTGAAATGA